One Saccharopolyspora erythraea NRRL 2338 genomic region harbors:
- a CDS encoding AAA family ATPase, whose product MSTQQGRFVSMGVMSLEHDCFVVLTGGPGSGKSALADALGERGFARTREAGRAVIRDQTEIGGTALPWADRELFAELMLCWEMRSHRTAPRDGAPVFFDRGIPDVAGYLRLEGRAVPAHVDAAARRFRYNRRVFVAPPWPRIYHRDAERRQSPEVAERTYHVMVEVYAEYGYELVTLPRASVAERVRFVLNSLG is encoded by the coding sequence ATGTCCACGCAGCAGGGTCGGTTCGTCTCGATGGGTGTGATGTCGTTGGAGCACGACTGTTTCGTGGTCCTCACCGGAGGGCCGGGGTCGGGCAAGAGCGCGTTGGCCGACGCGCTGGGGGAGAGGGGTTTCGCGCGGACCCGGGAGGCCGGGCGGGCCGTGATCCGCGACCAGACGGAGATCGGCGGCACGGCGCTGCCGTGGGCGGATCGCGAGCTGTTCGCCGAGCTGATGCTGTGCTGGGAGATGCGCTCCCACCGGACCGCTCCGCGCGACGGCGCGCCGGTCTTCTTCGACCGCGGGATCCCGGACGTCGCCGGGTACCTGCGGCTGGAAGGACGTGCCGTGCCCGCGCACGTGGACGCCGCCGCACGGCGGTTCCGCTACAACCGCAGGGTGTTCGTCGCTCCGCCGTGGCCGCGGATCTACCACCGGGACGCGGAGCGCAGGCAGTCGCCCGAGGTGGCCGAGCGGACCTACCACGTCATGGTCGAGGTCTACGCCGAGTACGGCTACGAGCTGGTGACGCTGCCGCGCGCGTCGGTGGCCGAAAGGGTGCGCTTCGTCCTGAACTCGTTGGGCTGA
- a CDS encoding cytochrome P450, translating to MPTSIESASQAPFLDVTDPGFTFEAPEVARARERHWYARTPVGPIVLRHAEVQELIRDPRLAQDGARYLAMHGITSGPVHDWFVPLILHRNGVDHLRLRRVVQKSFTPRVVNNLRPFMRATAERLAERIAAEGACDFVEMFADPYPVAVMCELLGVPPQDYELFHRCSTDIGLVFSLSQGDGVRERVERGVVELYAYVDSLIARRRAAPTGDLVSRMISAHEDDARLSSEELRNLVVALVFAGHDTTRHQLGRAMVALCAHSEQWTALREEPQRAGAIVEELLRLFPTAPVIFRFATEDLEYQDTAIPAGTFVMLCVQSAHRDVRAFGPDVESLDPAAERGAAQMVFGGGPHFCLGAATARAELAEALPVLARRLGAPAPAGPVAWRHPIGIYGPESLPLRFG from the coding sequence ATGCCGACCTCCATCGAGTCCGCCTCCCAGGCCCCCTTCCTCGACGTGACCGACCCCGGCTTCACGTTCGAGGCTCCCGAGGTGGCGCGAGCCCGCGAACGGCACTGGTACGCGCGGACACCGGTGGGCCCCATCGTGCTGCGCCACGCCGAGGTGCAGGAGCTGATCCGCGATCCCCGGCTGGCGCAGGACGGCGCGCGCTACCTGGCGATGCACGGCATCACCTCGGGTCCGGTCCACGACTGGTTCGTGCCGCTGATCCTGCACCGCAACGGCGTCGACCACCTCCGGCTGCGCCGGGTGGTGCAGAAGTCGTTCACACCCCGCGTGGTCAACAACCTGCGCCCGTTCATGCGCGCGACCGCCGAGCGGCTGGCCGAGCGGATCGCCGCCGAGGGCGCGTGCGACTTCGTGGAGATGTTCGCCGATCCGTACCCGGTCGCGGTGATGTGCGAGCTGCTGGGCGTACCACCGCAGGACTACGAGCTCTTCCACCGCTGCAGCACCGACATCGGACTGGTGTTCTCCCTCTCGCAGGGGGACGGGGTCCGCGAGCGCGTCGAACGCGGTGTGGTGGAGCTGTACGCGTACGTGGACTCCTTGATCGCGCGGCGCAGGGCCGCCCCCACCGGCGACCTCGTCTCGCGGATGATCTCGGCGCACGAGGACGACGCGCGGCTCAGCTCCGAGGAGCTGCGCAACCTGGTCGTCGCCCTGGTGTTCGCCGGCCACGACACGACCAGGCACCAGCTCGGACGCGCGATGGTCGCCCTCTGCGCGCACTCCGAGCAGTGGACCGCGCTGCGCGAGGAGCCGCAGCGGGCGGGCGCGATCGTCGAGGAGCTGCTGCGGCTGTTCCCGACCGCGCCGGTCATCTTCCGCTTCGCCACCGAGGACCTCGAGTACCAGGACACCGCGATCCCGGCCGGCACGTTCGTCATGCTGTGCGTGCAGTCCGCGCACCGCGACGTCCGGGCTTTCGGGCCGGACGTCGAGTCCCTCGACCCGGCCGCCGAACGCGGTGCGGCGCAGATGGTCTTCGGCGGCGGTCCGCACTTCTGCCTCGGCGCCGCCACCGCTCGTGCCGAGCTCGCCGAGGCGCTGCCGGTGCTCGCCCGGCGGCTCGGCGCGCCCGCGCCGGCCGGACCGGTCGCCTGGCGCCACCCGATCGGCATCTACGGGCCGGAGTCGCTTCCGTTGCGGTTCGGCTGA
- a CDS encoding Hsp70 family protein — protein MGYSLGVDLGTTFTAVAVDRTERIEMLTLGDRTVVAPAVVFARDDGGVVTGDAAVRRAMSEPFRTGREFKRRLGDPTPLMLGGTPYSAVALLGYLLRDALHKVTETEGEAPENVVLTHPANWGPYRRELFDEVPRLGGLDEVRKVTEPEAAAAYYAAKRRLDDGEVVAVYDLGGGTFDATVLRKLPDGIAILGSPEGIERLGGVDFDEAVLNHVDRELNGAIGELPPQDPQAATALRRLRQDCIEAKEALSIDTETTIPVFLPNRHCEVRLTRAEFEDMIRVPIESTIEALRRALRSARVEPAELAAVLLVGGSSRIPLVARMVSEELRRPTAVDAHPKYAVALGAAALAGVETGHEGASLATAKVIPAARSSGNGGNGGLRTETVQEPAPAAAGGGGTPPPETGGRGGGGGEPGGEPPGRRGGRARAAVTGVLGKPRNIITLAAAVLGVLVLVGTLSLFGGGVGPDVQAPGPRVAEPIVPGPAVQPNAFAASLPNPTPAPDIGVAAPRGVAVTPDGRYAFVTSRNTSRVSVIDVAGGRVVASVFLKVPPQFVAVAPDGRRAYVSAYPPTGPENEVAVIDVASATVIAEVPVGKHPYTLSVSPDGRQVYVPDHDSAEISVMSTDTNSVEGVIRVPRNPHSVSFSPDGQTAYVANHESNLVSVVDTATRSVTGSIPVPPSPHSTTITPDGTEVLVASYDAGTVSTIDTGSKKVVATTRVGAKPSSVAIAPDGRHAYVVNEGSNSVSVIATGNDQVTATVPVGRAPVVAAVTPDGRQAYVTNVNSNSVSVLNTGQ, from the coding sequence ATGGGTTACAGCCTTGGCGTCGATCTCGGCACGACGTTCACCGCGGTCGCGGTGGACCGCACCGAGCGGATCGAGATGCTGACGCTGGGAGACCGCACCGTCGTGGCTCCGGCCGTCGTGTTCGCCCGGGACGACGGCGGGGTCGTGACCGGAGACGCCGCGGTGCGGCGGGCCATGAGCGAGCCGTTCCGGACCGGCCGCGAGTTCAAGCGCAGGCTCGGCGACCCGACCCCGCTGATGCTGGGCGGCACGCCGTACTCGGCCGTGGCGCTGCTGGGGTACCTGCTGCGGGACGCGCTGCACAAGGTCACCGAGACCGAAGGCGAGGCGCCGGAGAACGTCGTGCTGACCCACCCGGCGAACTGGGGCCCCTACCGGCGGGAGCTGTTCGACGAGGTGCCCAGGCTGGGCGGCCTCGACGAGGTGCGGAAGGTGACCGAGCCGGAGGCGGCGGCCGCCTACTACGCGGCCAAGCGCCGCCTCGACGACGGCGAGGTGGTCGCGGTCTACGACCTCGGCGGTGGCACGTTCGACGCGACCGTGTTGCGCAAGCTGCCCGACGGCATCGCGATCCTGGGCAGCCCGGAAGGCATCGAGCGGCTCGGCGGAGTCGACTTCGACGAGGCGGTGCTCAACCACGTCGACCGCGAGCTCAACGGTGCGATCGGGGAGCTGCCCCCGCAGGACCCGCAGGCGGCGACCGCGCTGCGCCGGCTGCGCCAGGACTGCATCGAGGCCAAGGAAGCGCTGTCGATCGACACCGAGACCACCATCCCGGTCTTCCTGCCGAACCGGCACTGCGAGGTGCGGCTGACCCGCGCGGAGTTCGAGGACATGATCCGCGTCCCGATCGAGTCGACCATCGAGGCGCTGCGCCGCGCGCTGCGTTCGGCGCGCGTCGAGCCCGCCGAACTCGCGGCGGTGCTGCTGGTCGGCGGCTCGTCGCGGATCCCGCTGGTGGCCAGGATGGTCTCGGAGGAGCTGCGGCGGCCGACCGCGGTGGACGCGCACCCCAAGTACGCCGTCGCGCTGGGCGCAGCCGCGCTGGCCGGGGTCGAGACGGGGCACGAAGGGGCGAGCCTGGCAACCGCGAAGGTCATCCCGGCCGCGCGCTCGAGCGGCAACGGCGGCAACGGAGGACTCCGGACCGAGACGGTGCAGGAGCCGGCCCCGGCGGCGGCCGGTGGCGGAGGCACACCCCCGCCCGAGACCGGCGGACGCGGTGGGGGTGGCGGGGAGCCCGGAGGTGAGCCGCCGGGTCGGCGCGGAGGTCGTGCCCGGGCGGCGGTGACCGGCGTGCTCGGCAAGCCGCGCAACATCATCACGCTCGCCGCCGCGGTGCTCGGCGTGCTGGTCCTGGTGGGGACGCTCAGCCTGTTCGGCGGCGGGGTGGGGCCCGACGTGCAGGCGCCGGGGCCGAGGGTGGCCGAACCGATCGTGCCCGGTCCCGCGGTGCAGCCCAACGCCTTCGCCGCGAGCCTGCCGAACCCGACCCCGGCTCCCGACATCGGCGTCGCGGCCCCTCGCGGGGTGGCCGTGACCCCCGACGGTCGCTACGCCTTCGTCACCAGCCGCAACACCAGCCGGGTCTCGGTGATCGACGTCGCGGGCGGGCGGGTGGTCGCCTCGGTGTTCCTCAAGGTGCCGCCGCAGTTCGTCGCGGTCGCCCCGGACGGCCGCCGCGCCTACGTCAGCGCCTACCCGCCCACGGGGCCGGAGAACGAGGTGGCCGTGATCGACGTCGCCAGCGCGACCGTGATCGCCGAGGTGCCGGTGGGCAAGCACCCCTACACGCTCTCGGTCTCCCCGGACGGCCGCCAGGTCTACGTGCCCGACCACGACTCGGCGGAGATCTCGGTCATGTCGACCGACACCAACTCCGTGGAGGGCGTCATCCGGGTCCCGCGCAACCCGCACTCGGTGTCGTTCAGCCCGGACGGCCAGACCGCCTACGTCGCCAACCACGAGTCCAACCTCGTCTCGGTGGTCGACACCGCGACCCGCTCGGTGACCGGCAGCATCCCGGTGCCGCCCAGCCCGCACAGCACGACCATCACGCCGGACGGAACCGAGGTGCTGGTCGCCAGCTACGACGCGGGCACGGTCTCGACCATCGACACCGGCTCGAAGAAGGTCGTCGCGACCACCCGCGTCGGGGCCAAGCCCTCCAGCGTCGCGATCGCCCCCGACGGCAGGCACGCCTACGTGGTCAACGAGGGCTCGAACTCGGTCTCGGTGATCGCCACCGGAAACGACCAGGTCACCGCCACCGTGCCGGTGGGTAGGGCGCCGGTCGTGGCGGCCGTCACGCCCGACGGCCGCCAGGCCTACGTCACCAACGTCAACTCGAACTCGGTCTCGGTGCTCAACACCGGCCAGTGA
- a CDS encoding histidine kinase, with protein sequence MTERREVRGDLGTVPAPSPGASEWLHRRRLERKLHDGPALRLAALSLRLGVCSHRARDEQLVHECLAGAQDELHAVLQELREVASQIYPPVLATAGLGVALEAMAERFGMPLSVRAPAERFSAEVEAAAYFEVAESVARLSDDAVALEVAIDRVGDELVLDIAAQRKEGAERGPDDVITVRMPCE encoded by the coding sequence ATGACCGAGCGGCGCGAGGTACGTGGCGACCTGGGCACGGTCCCGGCGCCCTCGCCCGGGGCGAGTGAATGGCTGCACCGGCGCCGCCTGGAACGCAAGCTGCACGACGGGCCGGCGTTGCGGCTGGCTGCGCTGTCGCTGAGGCTGGGGGTGTGCAGCCACCGAGCGCGTGACGAGCAGTTGGTGCACGAGTGCCTCGCGGGCGCCCAGGACGAGCTGCACGCGGTCCTGCAGGAGCTGCGCGAGGTCGCCAGCCAGATCTACCCGCCCGTGCTGGCCACGGCGGGACTGGGGGTCGCGCTGGAGGCGATGGCCGAGCGGTTCGGGATGCCGCTGTCGGTGCGGGCACCCGCCGAACGGTTCTCGGCCGAGGTCGAGGCCGCCGCGTACTTCGAGGTCGCCGAGAGCGTGGCGAGGCTGTCCGACGACGCGGTGGCGCTCGAGGTGGCGATCGACCGGGTGGGCGACGAGCTGGTGCTCGACATCGCCGCCCAGCGCAAGGAAGGGGCCGAGCGCGGACCGGATGACGTGATCACGGTGAGGATGCCATGCGAGTAG
- a CDS encoding response regulator transcription factor — protein MRVAIAEDGALFREGLVMLLGAAGHEVVSCVGGGDELIESLGDGTEADVAILDIRMPPEPEGGLVTAERLRAAHPQMGLLLLSHYAETHYLMRILDIGTDRIGYRLKEKIASVDVLGDTLERIHAGEIVIEPVLAKRLVERPRGREEKALSELSEREEEVLKLMAEGRSNPGIAGQLYISPKAVEKHVASILSKLGIPPDDTGHHRRVLAVLTYLRARWVET, from the coding sequence ATGCGAGTAGCTATTGCCGAGGACGGCGCGCTTTTCCGGGAGGGCCTGGTGATGCTGCTCGGCGCGGCGGGCCACGAGGTGGTCTCGTGCGTGGGCGGCGGCGACGAGCTGATCGAGAGCCTCGGCGACGGCACCGAGGCCGACGTGGCCATCCTGGACATCCGGATGCCGCCGGAGCCCGAGGGCGGGCTGGTCACCGCGGAGCGGCTGCGCGCGGCCCACCCGCAGATGGGACTCCTGCTGCTCTCCCACTACGCCGAGACCCACTACCTGATGCGCATCCTGGACATCGGCACCGATCGGATCGGCTACCGGCTCAAGGAGAAGATCGCCAGCGTCGACGTGCTGGGCGACACCCTGGAGCGCATCCACGCCGGTGAGATCGTCATCGAACCCGTGCTCGCCAAGCGGCTGGTGGAGCGGCCGCGGGGACGGGAGGAGAAGGCGCTCTCCGAGCTCAGCGAACGCGAGGAGGAAGTGCTCAAGCTGATGGCCGAAGGGCGCTCGAACCCCGGCATCGCCGGTCAGCTCTACATCAGCCCCAAGGCCGTCGAGAAGCACGTGGCGAGCATCCTGTCCAAGCTCGGGATCCCGCCCGACGACACCGGCCACCACCGCCGGGTGCTCGCGGTGCTCACCTACCTGCGCGCCAGGTGGGTCGAGACCTGA
- a CDS encoding sensor histidine kinase codes for MDERDPVAGAPSPAAAGAEAGAPAVRHRPVFGVYYTALVAYTGVTIAWLMIGAVAATAHYWPYFNWALQAVTQAPTAARWPVMWAQGFVTASAQSEPLGQAVLDYALSILNLVVAGALLWSSRSNWSTRLLVLALVGSAGAFNLQAHVAPKVVQAAFGVSIGWWHVLLLHGIGGVAYVLALLLFPTGRWDRAGTTSWLARIAVGVSIAGVLSLLALSTADYPHTVSFVVFFGILVPLVGLIAQRQQARQGTTPDARRQSRLLFATLTVAVGVVAVLALVSLWLLVLGAPGLTLFDPTARKPGEPFEEPSAVVFWPVRFVFAAVPCALIITAARTRPWDIERMFSHALAFTVVLVSVGSGYVVVSATLDALLGGTWGSVLSAVVAVLVVALAFVPMWSVAERMVDRLIYGTRPAPAAVLTQVADLSGATDHPDLAELAKVVARGLGAAYCRLTVRLPELGDRAYQWPDELGELAEPVTLPVHYGGEEVGVLTVDRTSVTSVPEERSRLLDDLVSLLGPVLHNSRLGIELEHQLHTALRHAEEIAASRRRATADMDSERRTLERNLHDGAQHHLVALRMTMGLAEHELTHGAAESARERLGQVIAQVNGTRKVLASTAAGVFPVVLADHGLLPALSAELAEAGSDVMIDIDESVGERRFPLAVETAVYFTCLEAVNNAFKHAPEATVRVRVRNEYRGLAFTVTDDGPGFDTARSEGAGRGLHNLADRANAVGGTVTVRSAPNEGTTVEGFIPL; via the coding sequence ATGGACGAGCGCGATCCGGTGGCCGGGGCGCCCAGTCCCGCCGCCGCGGGAGCCGAGGCCGGGGCACCGGCGGTGCGCCATCGGCCGGTCTTCGGCGTCTACTACACCGCGCTGGTCGCCTACACCGGGGTCACCATCGCGTGGCTCATGATCGGCGCCGTCGCCGCCACCGCCCACTACTGGCCTTACTTCAACTGGGCGTTGCAGGCCGTCACCCAGGCGCCCACGGCCGCCCGCTGGCCGGTGATGTGGGCGCAGGGGTTCGTGACCGCCTCGGCGCAGAGCGAACCGCTCGGCCAGGCCGTCCTGGACTACGCGCTCAGCATCCTCAACCTCGTCGTCGCGGGCGCGCTGCTGTGGTCCTCGCGCAGCAACTGGTCGACGCGGCTGCTGGTGCTGGCGCTGGTGGGCTCGGCGGGCGCGTTCAACCTCCAGGCGCACGTGGCGCCGAAGGTCGTCCAGGCCGCGTTCGGCGTCAGCATCGGCTGGTGGCACGTGCTGCTGCTGCACGGCATCGGCGGCGTCGCCTACGTGCTGGCCCTGCTGCTGTTCCCGACCGGGCGGTGGGACCGCGCCGGGACGACGTCGTGGCTGGCCCGGATCGCGGTCGGGGTCAGCATCGCCGGGGTGCTCAGCCTGCTGGCGCTGTCGACCGCCGACTACCCGCACACCGTGAGCTTCGTGGTGTTCTTCGGGATCCTGGTGCCGCTGGTCGGCCTGATCGCGCAGCGGCAGCAGGCGCGGCAAGGGACCACTCCGGACGCGCGCAGGCAGTCCCGGCTGCTGTTCGCAACGCTCACCGTGGCGGTCGGCGTCGTCGCCGTGCTCGCGCTGGTGAGCCTGTGGCTGCTGGTGCTGGGGGCACCTGGCCTGACCTTGTTCGACCCCACCGCGCGCAAACCGGGCGAGCCCTTCGAGGAGCCCAGCGCGGTGGTGTTCTGGCCGGTCCGGTTCGTCTTCGCCGCGGTGCCCTGCGCGCTCATCATCACCGCCGCGCGCACCCGGCCGTGGGACATCGAGCGGATGTTCAGCCACGCCCTGGCCTTCACGGTCGTGCTGGTGTCGGTCGGGTCCGGCTACGTGGTGGTGTCGGCGACCCTCGACGCGTTGCTCGGTGGCACCTGGGGCAGCGTCCTGTCGGCGGTGGTGGCGGTGCTGGTCGTCGCGCTGGCGTTCGTCCCGATGTGGTCGGTGGCCGAACGCATGGTGGACCGGCTGATCTACGGCACCCGGCCGGCCCCGGCTGCGGTGCTGACGCAGGTCGCCGACCTCTCGGGTGCCACCGACCACCCCGACCTCGCCGAGCTGGCCAAGGTCGTCGCGCGCGGGCTCGGCGCGGCCTACTGCAGGCTGACCGTGCGCCTGCCCGAGCTCGGCGACCGCGCCTACCAGTGGCCGGACGAGCTGGGCGAGCTGGCGGAACCGGTCACGCTGCCGGTGCACTACGGCGGCGAGGAGGTCGGCGTGCTCACCGTCGACCGCACCAGCGTCACCAGCGTTCCCGAGGAGCGCTCCCGGCTGCTGGACGACCTGGTCAGCCTGCTCGGTCCGGTGCTGCACAACAGCAGGCTCGGCATCGAGCTCGAACACCAGCTGCACACCGCGCTGCGCCACGCCGAGGAGATCGCCGCGTCCCGCCGCCGCGCCACCGCCGACATGGACAGCGAGCGGCGGACCCTGGAGCGCAACCTGCACGACGGCGCCCAGCACCACCTGGTGGCGCTGCGGATGACGATGGGGCTGGCCGAGCACGAGCTCACCCACGGCGCCGCCGAATCGGCCAGGGAACGGCTCGGGCAGGTCATCGCCCAGGTCAACGGCACCCGCAAGGTGCTGGCCAGCACGGCGGCCGGGGTCTTCCCGGTGGTGCTGGCCGACCACGGCCTGCTGCCCGCGCTGAGCGCCGAGCTCGCCGAGGCCGGTTCCGACGTCATGATCGACATCGACGAGTCCGTCGGCGAGCGGCGCTTCCCGCTGGCCGTCGAGACCGCCGTCTACTTCACGTGCCTGGAAGCGGTGAACAACGCCTTCAAGCACGCGCCGGAGGCGACCGTGCGGGTCAGGGTCCGCAACGAGTACCGGGGGCTCGCCTTCACCGTGACCGACGACGGACCCGGCTTCGACACCGCCCGCAGCGAGGGCGCCGGGCGCGGGCTGCACAACCTCGCCGACCGGGCCAATGCGGTGGGCGGCACCGTCACGGTGCGGTCGGCGCCGAACGAGGGCACGACCGTCGAGGGCTTCATCCCGCTCTGA
- a CDS encoding GTPase has protein sequence MRRLDVVLTARRLWAAGYLAVVFLVVVGGLGAPFGWDGKAVIALSFVAAGIAAAGHFPLQRWITPWLHRSQSTAALTEVAGGLTAVGSLEQALPTMARMLAEETRADHASLWLTVGDRLVSAASWPAAWAGATHAVADLDGLRALPGVDHAVPVVDAHLSRGALAIGKPEPVTERDLRVMHNIAGGAGLLLRSVALNTELEARVRQAEDLGAELTASRQRLMHARDVERRRLVTEIANVTTASLAEVSAGLEQVRELAATDPEEAERSLVRLRPVLDEVIDRFRAVVRGVYPGVLRDEGPRAALEELASDLARPVQLSGHFGDRVDWETESGIYFATAAAMRLFGGQPSAEPLVVRIGHDYGRLTARIEEPAPQPGSVDPRVALADDQDRLAALGGGLRCRETAGGVTVTAWLPDRLEPLVPRHPEAEQPEGSATTEELPAEEVEERAPEEPREPDTLHGRVRALVTTALERYGSGEAAGRELAEVAGRLGDPLRVAVAGNHRCGKTTLVNALVGRNLAEEGPTRVVTFFRGGTRPGVTVHPAEGEPHRLPTANAIAPAGMSSEQVDHLEVESPTSALRGLTLIDLPPLDSAEPDAAGRARALLTSAGSTDVVLLLADELGSDHPDLLERIREHSLVVVVIARADRFGGAGGDAMRAARATVAEYLLDPRLRRACQAILPVAGLLAASGATLREPEYQSFHRLSLLGEAEVADLLRSPEHFGRAETPRAPGPGERAALLRRFGIFGVRLAAGLVRDGEAESCAELSAALVRESGIEPVRDLLGSRFVELTDVRRARAALRVVEEVLHGIAPDDPHRQALAYELDRIRGGAHEFVEVDVIDTLRGVAAPLREQERVMAERLLGASGTDPHVRLALPAAAAPEEVRRVAAQQLAWWRERAENPTATRDVREVCLAVVRSCEGMLGAW, from the coding sequence ATGCGGCGGCTCGACGTGGTGCTGACGGCACGCCGGCTGTGGGCCGCCGGCTACCTCGCCGTGGTCTTCCTCGTCGTGGTCGGCGGCCTGGGAGCGCCGTTCGGCTGGGACGGCAAAGCGGTCATCGCGCTGTCGTTCGTGGCCGCCGGGATCGCCGCCGCAGGCCACTTCCCCCTCCAGCGGTGGATCACGCCGTGGCTGCACCGGTCGCAGTCCACCGCGGCGCTGACCGAGGTGGCCGGCGGGCTGACGGCGGTCGGGTCCCTGGAGCAGGCGCTGCCGACGATGGCCCGCATGCTCGCCGAGGAGACCCGCGCCGACCACGCGTCGCTGTGGCTGACCGTGGGCGACCGGCTGGTGAGCGCGGCGTCCTGGCCTGCGGCCTGGGCCGGCGCCACGCACGCGGTGGCCGACCTGGACGGTCTGCGCGCCCTGCCCGGTGTCGACCACGCCGTTCCCGTCGTCGACGCCCACCTGAGCCGGGGCGCACTGGCGATCGGCAAGCCGGAGCCCGTCACCGAGCGCGACCTGCGGGTGATGCACAACATCGCCGGTGGCGCGGGCCTGTTGCTGCGCAGCGTCGCGCTCAACACCGAGCTGGAGGCGCGGGTGCGCCAGGCCGAGGACCTCGGGGCGGAGCTGACCGCGTCCCGTCAGCGCCTGATGCACGCGCGCGACGTCGAGCGCAGGCGGCTGGTCACCGAGATCGCAAACGTCACCACCGCGAGCCTGGCCGAGGTCAGCGCCGGTCTGGAGCAAGTCCGGGAGCTGGCCGCGACCGACCCCGAGGAGGCCGAGCGGAGCCTGGTGCGGCTGCGCCCGGTGCTCGACGAGGTGATCGACCGCTTCCGCGCGGTGGTCCGCGGCGTCTACCCCGGGGTGCTGCGGGACGAGGGCCCCCGCGCGGCGCTGGAGGAGCTGGCCAGCGACCTGGCCCGGCCGGTCCAGCTCAGCGGTCACTTCGGGGACCGGGTCGACTGGGAGACCGAATCGGGCATCTACTTCGCCACGGCGGCGGCGATGCGGCTGTTCGGCGGACAGCCCTCGGCCGAGCCGCTGGTGGTGCGCATCGGCCACGACTACGGCCGGCTCACCGCGCGGATCGAGGAGCCCGCCCCGCAGCCCGGGTCGGTGGATCCGCGGGTGGCGCTGGCCGACGACCAGGACCGCCTCGCCGCGCTCGGCGGCGGCCTGCGGTGCCGGGAGACCGCCGGCGGCGTGACGGTGACCGCGTGGCTGCCCGACCGGCTGGAGCCGCTGGTGCCACGGCATCCCGAGGCCGAACAGCCCGAGGGGTCGGCCACGACCGAGGAACTGCCCGCGGAGGAGGTGGAGGAGCGGGCTCCGGAGGAGCCTCGCGAACCGGACACCCTGCACGGCCGCGTCCGCGCGCTGGTCACCACCGCGCTGGAGCGTTACGGGAGCGGCGAGGCCGCCGGGCGGGAGCTGGCCGAGGTGGCCGGCCGCCTCGGCGATCCGCTGCGGGTGGCGGTCGCCGGGAACCACCGCTGCGGCAAGACCACGCTGGTCAACGCCCTGGTGGGGCGCAACCTCGCCGAGGAGGGGCCGACGCGGGTGGTCACCTTCTTCCGCGGCGGGACCAGGCCGGGGGTCACCGTGCATCCCGCCGAGGGAGAACCGCACAGGTTGCCGACCGCGAACGCGATCGCCCCGGCCGGGATGTCGTCCGAGCAGGTGGACCACCTGGAGGTGGAGTCGCCGACCTCGGCGTTGCGCGGCCTGACGCTGATCGACCTGCCGCCGCTGGACAGCGCCGAGCCCGATGCCGCGGGCAGAGCCCGCGCCCTGCTCACCTCGGCGGGCAGCACGGACGTCGTTCTCCTGCTCGCCGACGAGCTCGGCAGCGACCACCCGGACCTGCTCGAACGCATCCGCGAGCACTCGCTGGTCGTGGTGGTCATCGCCCGGGCCGACCGGTTCGGCGGCGCCGGTGGCGATGCCATGCGGGCCGCTCGCGCGACGGTCGCCGAGTACCTGCTCGACCCGCGGCTGCGGCGGGCGTGCCAGGCGATCCTGCCCGTCGCCGGGCTGCTGGCCGCGTCGGGAGCCACGTTGCGCGAGCCGGAGTACCAGTCCTTCCACCGCCTGAGCCTGCTCGGCGAGGCCGAGGTCGCAGACCTGCTGCGCTCACCGGAGCATTTCGGGCGCGCCGAGACGCCGCGCGCACCCGGCCCGGGCGAGCGGGCGGCGCTGCTTCGGCGCTTCGGGATCTTCGGCGTGCGGCTTGCGGCCGGGCTGGTGCGCGACGGCGAGGCCGAGAGCTGCGCCGAGCTGTCGGCGGCGCTGGTGCGGGAGAGCGGCATCGAACCCGTGCGCGACCTGCTGGGCTCGCGGTTCGTGGAGCTGACCGACGTGCGCCGGGCCCGGGCCGCGCTGCGGGTGGTGGAGGAGGTGCTGCACGGCATCGCGCCCGATGACCCGCACCGGCAGGCGCTGGCCTACGAGCTCGACCGCATCCGCGGTGGCGCGCACGAGTTCGTCGAGGTCGACGTCATCGACACCTTGCGCGGGGTCGCCGCCCCGCTGCGGGAGCAGGAGCGCGTGATGGCCGAAAGGCTGCTCGGCGCGTCGGGAACCGATCCGCACGTGCGCCTCGCGCTGCCCGCGGCGGCGGCGCCCGAGGAGGTTCGCAGGGTGGCCGCGCAGCAGCTCGCGTGGTGGCGCGAGCGCGCCGAGAACCCCACGGCGACGCGGGACGTCCGGGAGGTGTGCCTGGCCGTGGTCCGCAGTTGCGAGGGCATGCTCGGCGCCTGGTGA